A single window of Fischerella sp. PCC 9605 DNA harbors:
- the sufR gene encoding iron-sulfur cluster biosynthesis transcriptional regulator SufR gives MATTHQSSTKQDILEYLLKHFQATAVDLAAALDISPQAIRRHLKDLETEDLIVYSSVQAGMGRPQHVYKLSSKGRDRLRREAADSYGEFAVSLLDTVAKTVGHDQVSTILRKQWERKAQEYRERLGEGSLPERVATLVELRKAEGYMAEYYPLDSTESESGDRFILMEHNCAISNLAESFPTICGHELEMFAAVLPDCTVERTHWIINGEHRCGYLVQARKQRI, from the coding sequence ATGGCGACTACCCACCAGTCCTCAACTAAGCAAGATATCCTAGAATATCTCCTCAAACACTTTCAAGCTACGGCTGTTGATTTGGCCGCAGCATTAGATATTAGCCCCCAAGCGATTCGTCGTCATCTCAAAGACTTGGAGACGGAGGATCTGATTGTCTATTCGTCGGTGCAGGCGGGAATGGGGCGTCCGCAGCACGTCTATAAATTAAGTAGTAAGGGACGCGATCGCCTCCGTCGAGAAGCGGCTGATAGCTATGGAGAGTTTGCCGTTTCGTTACTCGACACCGTTGCAAAAACGGTAGGACATGACCAAGTAAGTACGATTTTAAGAAAACAGTGGGAGCGTAAAGCACAAGAATATCGAGAACGCTTGGGTGAAGGTTCTTTACCAGAAAGGGTAGCTACCTTAGTAGAACTGAGAAAAGCAGAAGGCTATATGGCGGAGTACTACCCCCTAGACTCAACTGAGTCAGAAAGTGGCGATCGCTTTATTTTAATGGAGCATAACTGCGCTATTTCCAACCTTGCAGAGTCTTTCCCCACTATTTGCGGTCATGAATTAGAAATGTTTGCCGCTGTTCTACCAGATTGTACAGTAGAACGTACCCACTGGATTATTAACGGCGAACATCGTTGTGGTTATTTAGTGCAAGCGAGAAAACAAAGAATATAA